One genomic window of Branchiostoma lanceolatum isolate klBraLanc5 chromosome 5, klBraLanc5.hap2, whole genome shotgun sequence includes the following:
- the LOC136435045 gene encoding uncharacterized protein — MKFPVPALLLLLCGLPHALGTSCKLLRPTNTDGTEVGLIIVPGAYIKGTAYQPLAQTIQELSPHKLWVGLTDGYVTDLPNPLELSSAIQECKQAIVQGGMKTDVFFIGAHSLGGTFLQMYLSDNPRQAKGMLLWGSYLTNSYPMATFPVPVLTLNGDLDGLVRLGYSWKKYREFVALDANFSSPAVYQKPVVVVPGMNHGHIASGAMPSNVLNMDLPAEVSMEQAHKLIANSSVNFMVANSPNNTAARQTEAVKQLRTQMNVTGRILAPFDIVSALDFDGKTSPWVTTAQQSIIGAPSALQSKLTVKTKVVDNILELGDNKPHVEKDGDMVTVQTYTKFDYPLNPIDNSEPYVSTNMLSTKMKRQSAVTKELGPGAYNSPITCKDLNQMAFQIASTAASTTAMGRYQQKGHQLTFADDEMKTTGSGWLTGGLTFQDQGDGTVKVTSPALVTSLDAWFGFDGMHYCKLLSPFRALEYIYTDSLRHVS; from the exons ATGAAGTTCCCCGTCCCAGCCCTGTTGCTCCTCTTGTGCGGCCTGCCCCACGCCCTGGGCACGTCTTGCAAACTTCTCCGGcccaccaacacggacgggacGGAGGTAGGCCTCATTATCGTCCCTGGTGCCTACATCAAAGGCACGGCCTACCAGCCGCTGGCGCAGACTATCCAGGAGCTCTCCCCGCACAA GCTGTGGGTCGGGTTGACGGACGGGTACGTGACAGATCTGCCCAACCCACTGGAACTGTCGTCCGCCATCCAGGAGTGTAAGCAGGCCATCGTGCAGGGTGGGATGAAGACAGACGTTTTCTTCATCGGCGCTCATTCTCTCGGAG GTACCTTCCTGCAGATGTACCTGTCTGACAACCCCCGCCAGGCGAAGGGCATGCTGCTGTGGGGGTCCTACCTGACCAACTCCTACCCCATGGCTACCTTCCCCGTGCCCGTCCTCACTCTGAACGGGGACCTGGACGGTCTGGTCAGACTGGGCTACTCCTGGAAAAAGTACAG GGAGTTCGTCGCGCTGGACGCCAACTTTTCCAGTCCCGCTGTGTACCAGAAACCGGTAGTTGTTGTACCTGGAATGAACCACGGACAC ATCGCGTCGGGAGCCATGCCGTCTAACGTCCTGAACATGGACCTGCCTGCGGAGGTGTCCATGGAGCAGGCGCACAAGCTGATAGCGAACTCCTCCGTCAACTTCATGGTCGCCAACAGTCCTAACAACACTgcagccaggcagacagaggcAGTTAAACAACTGCGGACTCAGAT GAATGTCACAGGGAGAATTCTGGCTCCTTTCGACATCGTCTCTGCTCTTGACTTTGACGGCAAGACATCCCCCTGGGTCACCACCGCACAGCAGAGCATCATCGGAGCCCCATCCGCGCTGCAGAGCAAGCTCACGGTCAAGACTAAAGTCGTGGACAACATCTTGGAGCTGGGCGACAACAAACCCCATGTGGAGAAGGACGGCGACATGGTGACAGTCCAGACCTACACCAAGTTCGACTATCCGCTTAACCCCATCGACAACTCGGAGCCGTACGTCTCCACAAACATGCTGTCTACTAAGATGAAAAGGCAGTCAGCTGTTACCAAGGAGCTGGGACCGGGAGCCTACAACAGTCCAATCACGTGTAAGGACTTGAACCAG ATGGCTTTCCAAATCGCTTCAACCGCCGCGTCCACCACTGCCATGGGCAGGTATCAGCAGAAAGGTCACCAGCTGACCTTTGCGGACGACGAGATGAAGACTACGGGGTCTGGGTGGCTGACGGGAGGTCTCACGTTCCAGGACCAGGGGGATGGAACAGTTAAG GTGACGAGTCCTGCCCTGGTGACCAGTCTGGACGCGTGGTTCGGGTTTGACGGGATGCACTACTGTAAGCTGCTGTCCCCGTTCCGCGCCCTGGAGTACATCTACACCGACAGCCTGCGTCATGTATCATAA